Below is a genomic region from Leucobacter exalbidus.
ACCCCGATTTCGATGCCGAAGAACTGCGCGCGTTCGACGCCGCAGACGTGCTGCTGCTCGACCAAGCTGGGGAAGCCATTCAGGCGGCGAGCCCCGGCGAGCTCGCCATTATTGGCGACCGACACGGTGCTCTCACCCTGGGGGCGGCGCAGTTGTACGGGGCGAGCCAGATTCGCACGCATCAAGACCCGGTGCTGGGGGAGCGCGCGCTCGCCGAGAACGCGCAGCGTGCAGGGCTTACCGAGCACTACAGCTCGCAGCCGTTGAACAGCGAGCTGCTCTCGGGTGCCCGGGTGGTGCTGATTCAGCTGCCGCGCGGTCTCGAAGCCCTCACCGAAATCGTGTGGGCCATCGCCGCGTTTGCGCACCCCGAGGTGCGGGTGTTCGCGGGCGGCCGCGAAAAACACATGAGCCGTCGCATGAACGAAGTGTTGGCCGAGCGCCTCGACAACGTTACGGCTGGGCTGGGCTGGCGCAAATCACGGGTGCTGTCGGCCGTGGGCGTGCGCGAGCTGGGCACAGACGCGGCGGGGCTCGCGGCGGCGCCGTTTCCCAAGTGGGGCAGCGACCCCGCCCTCGAATTTCAGGTGGCTGCGTTCGGGCAGACCTTTGGCGGCCCAACCCTCGATCACGGCAGCCGACTGCTGCTCGAAACGTTGCGTGCCCACCCGCCGCACCGCACCCAGCACGTCGTCGATCTCGGCTGCGGCAACGGCGTGCTCGCCGTGTCTGCCGTGCGCAGCTGGCCGCACGCGAGTGTGATCGCCACCGATCAGTCGGCCGCCGCCGTGGCCGCGACTGAGCTCACCGCCGCCGCTGCTGGGGTCGCAGACCGGGTGAATCCGCACCGCGGCGACGCCCTTGAAGCGGTCGCCGATGGCTGGGCTAATCTCATCTTGCTGAACCCGCCGTTCCACACGGGTGCCACCGTGCACGCCGGGGTGGCGCATCGCCTCATTCGCCAGTGCACGCGTGCGCTGGCTGCCGGGGGAGAGCTGCGGGTCGTGTTCAACTCACACCTGCGCTACCGCCCGCTGATTGAGCGCGCGGTGGGCCCCACGCGTGAGCTCGCCCGAGACCGCACATTTACCGTGCTGTCGGCGCGCGCCCGCGACTAGCCGAGCCAGCTGCGTCATTATCCGGCGGCGTTGGCGCCAGGTGCCTCGGGCGCATCCCCGTCGTCACCGCTGTCGTGCGTCTCAGGTGATGCCTCAGCTGACCCCTCGGGCGCCGCGGTGGGTTCAACAGCCTCATCGCGCTGTTCAGCGCGGCCGCGAATGAGGTCGCGCACCGTGAACCGGTGCGCGCGCACGCCGTAGTCATCGGCGACGATTCCTGAAAGGAAGATCCCCGGATCCACCTCGAGGGCCGTCGCCAGTCGCACGAGGGACTCGGCCGTGGGGCTCGACGCGCCCCGCTCGATCTTGCCGATGCTGGTCCAGCTGATTTCAGACAGTTCGCCCAGGTCTTCGAGCGAAATACCGAACTTGCGGCGCACAGCACGAATGCGTGCACCGATCTTGACGGCTGCAACCGAGCTTACTTTGGCCATCTTTTAAGGTTGTCGGTCCAGGAACCCTGATGCCAGTCACTCAGATTATTGGTGGTTTGGGACCCAGAACTTAAAGCACTGTGCTTTTGGGGTGAGTAATGAGACATTTGGGGGATGCGTTCGGGCTCAAAGATGGCACCCTGGTCTGATATTTAGCTCACCTTTGGGTGACGATGACGTTTTACGGTGTTTCGGAGAGGCCCGTTCAATACACTGGGGGCTGTTCAAAGTATGTGTGCAGCGCTCGATTTATAACCGGCGCAGCGCAGCGCAAAATACGATGCGCCACGACCTAAGGATTTGAGACTCCGTGAGCCAAGCTGACACCCCGCGACCGATGCGTATTCTGCTCGGGTGTGACACCTTCTTGCCCGATGTCAACGGGGCGGCACGGTTCGCAGAGCGGCTCGCCGCCGGTCTTGTGGGGCGCGGGCATGATGTGCACGTGGTGGCGCCGTCAAAAACGCACGCCTCTGCTGGCAGCTTTGTCGAGACGATCGAGGGTGAGCCGCTGACGGTGCACCGCTGGGCGAGCTGGCGCTGGTACCCGCACGATTGGCTGCGATTCGTGATGCCGTGGCGTGCCAGGCCGCAGGCGCGCAAGCTGCTCGATCGGGTGCGCCCCGATGTGATTCACATCCAGTCGCACGTCATCATTGGTCGCGCACTCGCGATCGAGGGTCGCAAGCGCGGTATTTGCATCGTCGCCACGAACCACGTGATGCCCGAGAACGTGCTCGATTTCACGCTGCTGCCCGAGCGTGCCAAGCGCGTCTTCGTGCGCTGGGGCTGGCGCGGCGCCGATCGCATCTTGAAGCTGGCCTCGGCAGTCACGACGCCCACCCGTCGCGCCGCCGATTTCCTCGAGCGCAACACTCACCGCCGCGGCGTACTGCCGGTGAGCTGCGGTCTGCGCGCCTCAGACTATGAGGCCGTGGTC
It encodes:
- a CDS encoding helix-turn-helix domain-containing protein, coding for MAKVSSVAAVKIGARIRAVRRKFGISLEDLGELSEISWTSIGKIERGASSPTAESLVRLATALEVDPGIFLSGIVADDYGVRAHRFTVRDLIRGRAEQRDEAVEPTAAPEGSAEASPETHDSGDDGDAPEAPGANAAG
- a CDS encoding class I SAM-dependent methyltransferase, which codes for MTDAHNADELPTKDAIEAFCERLSRDPDFDAEELRAFDAADVLLLDQAGEAIQAASPGELAIIGDRHGALTLGAAQLYGASQIRTHQDPVLGERALAENAQRAGLTEHYSSQPLNSELLSGARVVLIQLPRGLEALTEIVWAIAAFAHPEVRVFAGGREKHMSRRMNEVLAERLDNVTAGLGWRKSRVLSAVGVRELGTDAAGLAAAPFPKWGSDPALEFQVAAFGQTFGGPTLDHGSRLLLETLRAHPPHRTQHVVDLGCGNGVLAVSAVRSWPHASVIATDQSAAAVAATELTAAAAGVADRVNPHRGDALEAVADGWANLILLNPPFHTGATVHAGVAHRLIRQCTRALAAGGELRVVFNSHLRYRPLIERAVGPTRELARDRTFTVLSARARD
- a CDS encoding glycosyltransferase yields the protein MRILLGCDTFLPDVNGAARFAERLAAGLVGRGHDVHVVAPSKTHASAGSFVETIEGEPLTVHRWASWRWYPHDWLRFVMPWRARPQARKLLDRVRPDVIHIQSHVIIGRALAIEGRKRGICIVATNHVMPENVLDFTLLPERAKRVFVRWGWRGADRILKLASAVTTPTRRAADFLERNTHRRGVLPVSCGLRASDYEAVVGPRDEHKIVFVGRVTLEKEIDVILRAIPRLDHALNASFTIVGDGDQRKNLEKLAGELGIKDRVTFTGRVTDAELRAHLTGASVFVIASIAELQSIATMEAMASGLPIVAANAMALPHLVHEGENGFLFQPGNDRELADRLGQVLTFSPAEYEQMQRASLEAVKVHDIDRTLDTFEALYRGEKLSR